In a genomic window of Oceanispirochaeta sp.:
- a CDS encoding TrkH family potassium uptake protein, producing the protein MPKTLHLSDKQILFLYFLILIISGTGLLLFPSSYSAGTSDSGKLKTLDALFTAVSAVCVTGLSTVSTGQLSFSGQIILLCLIQAGGLGFITFSTLYLFFPGSRFSFSNTAIIQEYYGSEHIQKPKNIVIRIMGFTLILEILGILIIFSGMTRQGVEQPFFSSIFHGISAFCNAGFSLYPDSLTRFRSNSLVMGGVSLMIITGGLGYMVLWNLVRKIGSPGKVKMRYHTKVMILLTFILLLLGFLLFFFLERNKLFADMDTGEALMAALFQSITTRTAGFNTVEQAGYSDPSYVLNLILMLIGGGSGSTAGGLKVTTIFLLSLIIIKGIDDHGEIPFLKRRISKDLLNRASLYFFKAMILLISSVFLVSLFESFNWNSTVSFQEILFECVSALGTVGLSMGITSELGDLSQLVLICTMFAGRIGLFAIIIPAVSPESVYNIRYPEGEVLIG; encoded by the coding sequence GTGCCCAAAACCCTGCATCTTTCAGATAAACAAATTCTCTTCCTCTATTTTTTAATCCTTATTATTTCTGGTACAGGGCTGCTTCTGTTCCCCTCATCCTATAGTGCCGGGACATCAGATTCTGGGAAATTAAAAACCCTGGATGCCTTGTTTACGGCGGTATCCGCGGTCTGTGTGACCGGTTTGTCAACGGTCTCTACCGGTCAGTTGTCATTCTCCGGGCAGATCATACTCCTGTGTCTGATTCAGGCGGGAGGGCTCGGATTTATTACATTCTCTACCCTCTATCTATTTTTTCCAGGCAGTCGCTTTTCTTTCAGTAATACCGCCATTATTCAGGAGTATTACGGATCTGAGCACATACAGAAGCCAAAAAATATTGTTATCCGCATTATGGGATTCACCCTGATTCTGGAAATTCTGGGTATCCTGATCATTTTTTCGGGGATGACCCGCCAGGGCGTGGAACAGCCCTTCTTTTCGTCCATTTTTCATGGAATCTCCGCCTTCTGTAATGCGGGATTCTCCCTCTATCCCGACAGTCTCACAAGGTTTCGCAGTAACTCTCTGGTTATGGGCGGTGTCTCCCTGATGATTATCACAGGTGGTCTTGGTTATATGGTCTTATGGAATCTTGTTCGAAAAATAGGTTCCCCCGGGAAAGTTAAGATGCGTTACCACACCAAGGTTATGATCCTTTTAACATTTATCCTGCTCCTGTTGGGATTTCTGCTTTTCTTTTTTCTGGAGCGGAATAAATTATTCGCAGATATGGATACTGGTGAAGCCCTCATGGCGGCTCTGTTTCAGTCTATTACAACCCGGACAGCCGGCTTCAATACGGTGGAACAAGCGGGGTATTCTGATCCTTCCTATGTGCTCAATCTAATCCTTATGCTCATCGGGGGGGGCTCCGGATCCACCGCGGGGGGGCTGAAGGTCACTACCATATTTCTTCTGTCTCTTATTATCATTAAGGGTATTGATGATCATGGTGAGATTCCGTTTTTAAAACGGCGTATCAGCAAGGACCTCCTGAACAGAGCTTCTCTGTATTTTTTTAAAGCCATGATTCTCCTGATAAGCAGTGTCTTTCTGGTGAGTCTTTTTGAATCGTTCAATTGGAACAGTACTGTGAGTTTTCAGGAAATTCTTTTTGAATGTGTGTCTGCCCTGGGCACTGTCGGTCTTTCCATGGGGATTACATCGGAACTGGGCGACTTAAGTCAGCTTGTTCTGATCTGTACCATGTTTGCCGGACGTATCGGTTTGTTTGC